One genomic window of Bartonella sp. HY038 includes the following:
- a CDS encoding alanyl-tRNA editing protein — MVDTLKLHINDAYLKQCEAKIIDVFDNIVVLDQTIFYAESGGQLSDRGEIVLSDGTVFKVEKVIKSHPISNEQGVFHIIACDTPLDRGSLLNLPVICNIDWAYRYNIMKMHSAAHLLCAILPYPVNGCQISDTAARLDFVTTDAFDKDLINGKLSQYIEDALEISQDFITNNELAQNPQLVRTLNAAPPQNNDKVRLVKIADIDIQPCGGTHVNNTSEIGKIEVAKTKKVSAECRRLSVGFVA, encoded by the coding sequence ATGGTTGATACGTTGAAACTACATATTAATGATGCCTATCTTAAACAATGCGAGGCAAAAATTATTGATGTTTTTGATAATATCGTGGTGCTCGATCAAACAATTTTCTATGCAGAGAGTGGCGGCCAATTAAGTGATAGAGGCGAAATTGTCTTATCTGATGGAACAGTTTTTAAAGTTGAAAAAGTTATAAAATCTCATCCAATCAGCAATGAACAAGGGGTTTTTCATATTATTGCGTGCGATACGCCACTTGATCGCGGTAGCTTATTAAATTTGCCTGTTATCTGTAATATTGATTGGGCATATCGCTATAATATCATGAAGATGCATAGCGCAGCCCATCTTTTATGCGCGATTTTACCCTACCCAGTTAATGGTTGCCAAATTAGCGATACTGCTGCGCGGCTTGATTTTGTAACAACCGATGCTTTTGATAAGGATCTTATCAATGGCAAGTTAAGCCAATATATTGAAGATGCTTTGGAAATAAGTCAAGATTTCATCACCAATAATGAGCTGGCGCAAAATCCTCAGCTTGTACGCACATTAAACGCGGCGCCACCGCAAAATAATGATAAGGTGCGATTGGTAAAAATTGCCGATATTGATATTCAGCCCTGTGGCGGAACCCATGTTAACAACACCAGTGAAATCGGCAAGATTGAAGTTGCAAAAACCAAAAAAGTAAGCGCCGAATGTCGGCGCTTATCTGTTGGATTTGTTGCCTAA
- a CDS encoding NlpC/P60 family protein: protein MEKLDPRLNAYRDDLADITLKGRVNAQKFVEGVKHRIIAPVSDIKKAANFSSSTLSQMLLGDEALVFENHNDFCFIRSLQDGYVGYVASSHLSVDKRPLTHRVKVPRSFIYPMADLKTPPIDAISMNSKLTIDGFEETRGTRYAMLEDGKAIIAAHIEPIDVRALDFVCIAESLIHTPYLWGGTSAFGIDCSGLVQLSFAMAGRNVMRDSDMQQHSIGHEIPEGLPSERGDLVFWQGHVAIMIDKDNLIHANGASMDVRIEPLNEAISRIAKLYGRPTCYRRPESL, encoded by the coding sequence ATGGAAAAACTTGATCCTCGCCTTAATGCCTATCGTGATGACCTTGCAGATATCACCTTAAAAGGACGCGTTAATGCACAAAAATTCGTTGAAGGTGTTAAACATCGTATTATTGCGCCAGTAAGCGATATTAAAAAAGCCGCTAACTTTTCTAGTTCTACTTTAAGCCAAATGTTACTTGGTGATGAAGCACTCGTTTTTGAAAATCACAATGATTTTTGCTTTATCCGTTCATTGCAAGATGGCTATGTCGGATATGTCGCCAGTAGTCATCTCAGCGTTGACAAACGTCCCCTCACCCACCGCGTTAAAGTACCGCGCAGTTTTATTTACCCAATGGCAGATTTAAAAACGCCACCAATTGACGCCATTTCGATGAATTCCAAACTAACCATTGATGGTTTTGAAGAAACACGCGGCACGCGCTATGCTATGCTTGAAGATGGCAAAGCAATCATTGCCGCGCATATTGAGCCAATTGATGTGCGTGCCCTTGATTTTGTTTGTATTGCAGAAAGCCTCATCCATACGCCCTATTTATGGGGGGGCACATCAGCCTTTGGTATTGATTGCTCCGGCCTTGTGCAATTATCCTTTGCAATGGCTGGTCGTAATGTCATGCGCGATAGTGATATGCAACAACATTCCATCGGCCATGAAATACCAGAAGGCTTGCCAAGCGAGCGTGGTGATCTTGTCTTTTGGCAAGGACATGTTGCTATTATGATTGATAAGGATAACCTCATTCATGCCAATGGTGCTTCCATGGATGTACGGATTGAGCCATTAAATGAGGCTATCTCGCGTATTGCCAAGCTTTATGGCCGCCCAACCTGCTATCGCAGGCCTGAAAGCCTGTAA
- a CDS encoding M17 family metallopeptidase, which produces MNIHLNITFTTNLAATSLPIFFTNERDFATLPLSNFSANWLKAQNFKAKSGAFALLPNEQGDLCGAVLINCPDNGAFITGKLADALPDGDWHFHDDQNLQHLHYLGLALGAYKFNRYLKQPSEKALRFFVPSHIDYKTLLSQAESTILVRNLINTPTNDMGPDQLENIVRMLGNQFGASVHAVIGDDLLSQNFPLIHAVGRASAIAPRLIELNWGRQDAPKITLVGKGVCFDTGGLDIKPASGMLLMKKDMGGAANVIGLAQMIMEQRLDVRLKLLIPAVENSIAGNAFRPSDILISRKGLTIEIGNTDAEGRLVLADALAYGDEDAPDLIIDMATLTGAARVALGPDLPPFYSHDQNLVNAINAQSLAQHDPVWQLPLWPAYKKHLDSPIADLNNVTSGGFAGSITAALFLNQFVEQAKSWAHFDIYGWTPTARPSFPKGGEAQGIRALFAAIKLLYCK; this is translated from the coding sequence ATGAATATTCATTTAAATATTACTTTCACAACCAATCTAGCAGCCACAAGTTTACCCATATTTTTTACAAATGAGCGCGATTTTGCAACGCTGCCGCTATCAAATTTCAGCGCAAATTGGCTAAAAGCACAAAATTTTAAAGCAAAATCAGGGGCATTTGCATTATTACCTAACGAACAAGGCGATCTTTGTGGCGCAGTACTCATAAACTGTCCAGACAATGGCGCTTTTATTACTGGAAAATTAGCAGACGCCTTACCCGATGGTGATTGGCATTTTCATGATGACCAAAATTTGCAGCACTTACACTATTTAGGGCTTGCCTTAGGTGCTTATAAATTTAATCGCTATTTGAAACAACCAAGTGAAAAGGCTTTACGCTTTTTTGTGCCAAGCCACATTGATTATAAAACGCTATTAAGCCAAGCTGAAAGCACAATACTTGTACGCAATCTCATCAATACCCCAACCAATGATATGGGGCCTGACCAGCTTGAAAACATTGTCCGCATGCTTGGCAATCAATTTGGCGCGTCAGTCCATGCCGTTATTGGTGATGATTTGCTGTCACAAAATTTTCCGCTTATTCATGCGGTTGGCCGTGCAAGCGCTATTGCGCCGCGTTTGATTGAACTTAACTGGGGGCGGCAAGATGCGCCCAAAATAACTCTTGTTGGTAAGGGTGTTTGTTTTGATACTGGTGGTCTTGATATTAAACCAGCAAGCGGCATGTTATTAATGAAAAAAGACATGGGCGGCGCTGCAAATGTTATTGGTCTTGCCCAAATGATTATGGAGCAAAGGCTCGATGTGCGCTTAAAACTACTCATCCCTGCAGTGGAAAACTCAATTGCTGGCAATGCATTTCGCCCAAGCGATATTTTAATCAGCCGCAAAGGCTTAACTATTGAAATTGGCAATACCGACGCAGAAGGAAGACTGGTACTCGCCGATGCGCTTGCCTATGGCGATGAAGATGCACCCGATTTAATCATTGACATGGCAACATTAACCGGCGCCGCGCGTGTTGCCTTAGGGCCTGATTTGCCACCATTTTATAGCCATGACCAAAATTTGGTTAACGCAATTAACGCGCAAAGCCTTGCTCAACATGACCCAGTTTGGCAATTGCCACTTTGGCCTGCTTATAAGAAACATCTCGATTCACCGATTGCCGATTTAAACAATGTCACAAGCGGTGGATTTGCTGGATCAATCACTGCAGCCTTGTTTTTAAACCAGTTTGTAGAACAAGCAAAATCTTGGGCGCATTTTGATATTTACGGTTGGACACCAACAGCACGCCCAAGTTTTCCAAAAGGTGGTGAAGCACAAGGCATAAGAGCACTTTTTGCTGCGATTAAGCTATTATATTGTAAATAA
- the coaA gene encoding type I pantothenate kinase encodes MPDLSYDVLNGQYSPYSLFSAEEWAKFRADTPLTLTFDEVKRLRSIGDPIDLDEVQRIYLSLSRLLYAHVESSQRLFRQRSDFLRMQNIPKTPFIIGIAGSVAVGKSTTARILQELLKRWPTSPKVDLVTTDGFLYPNDVLRAENRMDRKGFPDSYDTGKILRFLNDIKAGRHMVPAPLYSHLSYDVLEGEYITIDQPDILIFEGINVLQVRDLPSGGRAIPFVSDFFDFSIYIDADTAMINKWYLERFKRLRETAFQNPQSFFHRYASLSDDAAGAMAQGLWDNINLKNLEENILPTRPRASLILRKGQNHLVEKVALRKL; translated from the coding sequence ATGCCTGATTTGAGCTATGATGTATTAAACGGTCAATATTCTCCTTATAGTCTTTTTTCGGCAGAAGAATGGGCAAAATTTCGCGCTGATACGCCATTAACCCTGACATTTGATGAAGTTAAGCGGTTACGTTCGATTGGCGATCCTATTGACCTTGACGAAGTACAACGCATTTATTTATCACTATCGCGCTTGCTTTATGCCCATGTAGAATCTTCGCAAAGGCTTTTTAGGCAACGCAGCGATTTTTTACGTATGCAAAATATTCCTAAAACGCCTTTTATTATTGGTATTGCAGGATCGGTTGCGGTTGGCAAATCAACTACTGCACGTATTTTGCAAGAACTGCTTAAGCGCTGGCCCACGAGCCCTAAGGTTGACCTTGTTACCACAGATGGCTTTTTATATCCTAATGACGTGCTACGCGCTGAAAACCGCATGGATCGCAAAGGCTTTCCAGATAGCTACGACACAGGTAAAATTTTACGTTTTTTAAATGACATTAAAGCTGGCCGCCACATGGTACCGGCTCCTCTTTATTCACATTTAAGCTATGACGTTTTGGAGGGTGAATATATCACCATTGACCAACCGGACATTCTTATTTTTGAAGGTATCAATGTTTTGCAAGTACGCGACTTGCCAAGCGGTGGGCGGGCTATTCCCTTTGTTTCAGATTTTTTTGATTTTTCCATTTATATTGATGCTGATACAGCCATGATTAATAAATGGTATTTAGAGCGTTTTAAACGCCTACGCGAAACCGCTTTTCAAAACCCTCAATCATTTTTTCATCGCTATGCAAGCCTAAGTGATGATGCGGCAGGTGCAATGGCACAAGGCTTATGGGATAATATCAACCTAAAAAACTTAGAAGAAAATATTTTACCCACCAGGCCAAGAGCAAGTCTCATTTTGCGCAAAGGTCAAAATCATTTGGTTGAAAAAGTTGCGCTTAGAAAGCTGTAA
- a CDS encoding phosphoribosyl-ATP diphosphatase, with protein MSEFTLKTLTNIVGTRAKVTDGSSYTASLVEKGMTKATKKLGEEAVETVIAALAEDKQHLIGESADLLYHLAVVWEIAGINVDDVMAELEKRTAQTGLQEKAARQP; from the coding sequence ATGAGTGAATTTACCTTAAAGACTTTAACCAATATTGTTGGTACGCGCGCTAAAGTTACTGATGGCAGCTCCTATACGGCAAGTCTTGTTGAAAAGGGCATGACGAAAGCCACTAAAAAGCTTGGAGAAGAAGCAGTTGAAACGGTTATTGCCGCCCTTGCCGAAGATAAGCAGCATTTAATTGGTGAAAGCGCCGACCTTCTTTATCATCTTGCTGTTGTTTGGGAAATTGCGGGCATTAATGTTGATGATGTTATGGCCGAATTAGAAAAACGAACGGCGCAAACTGGCTTGCAAGAAAAGGCGGCACGTCAGCCATGA